A region of the Silene latifolia isolate original U9 population chromosome 9, ASM4854445v1, whole genome shotgun sequence genome:
AAGGGTGTAATAGTTAAGTGTAATGATAGTTAAAATATActttggagtattttgagaagcactCTAATAGGTTggagtattctcattaaataacccgTTTTTTATATATGTTGTAGGACATTATACGTCCGAAAAGTTCCAATAACTTTTTCATATAAGTCATTAGACAAGCAAATAAATTTCTTAGAATAATCCCTCATAATCTCCGTGTCTAGAATCTACCTAGCTTCATCTTAAAGACAAAGGATGACCACCGTTTGGCGGCATTGTTCATCTCTAAGTTGTTACCGGTTAGGAGACATAATCATCATACAAAAAGAGATAAACATTGTCCATTTTGCATTTTTTTAGGGTCAATTAATAATTACACCCTTATATAAACCACTTTTCTAAACTtactaccttataaaaaaaaGTTCAAAAATTACTACCTTACAAAGCATTTATGTATACAAATTGCTACCATTGCTTCTTTCCGGTAACTTCTTTTGTGCAATGACAAAAACACCCCTAATTTAAATGCCAACACAATCACAAATTCAATAAACACACTACAAAAATTTTTTCACCTCTCTCCCCTCTTTTCGTATCCCCCAGTTGTTACTCTAACAAACATTTGCATCAAGATTTACAAATCGACTCTCATCAACTAATGAAATATGTAGGCCTAATTAAGAGCTCTTgttaatataattttttttcttataatttgattaaattagaacCCCATTGTTTATTTCACTTTTATAATTCGAAACCCTGAATTGCATTTATATTATGTAATAAAATTataacccttttttttttataattggaATATGGTAGAGGAATTGTTTAGTAAAGACAATCAAAATCCAATATCAGTAGAGTTCAAAAGAGCTTCGATTTTGAAGGTGAACATGTCAAAGGCCTAAACTTTGGGGGTGTTATGAGTTAGAGGTAAGTGTCTTTGAAAAAAATGATGAAGATTCAAATGATTTGAGAAGATTCAATGGACTTTTCGACAATTTTCTGTACAATGAACAACCATTCTTGTTAAATTCAATAAACCCCCAAAATAAGAACTCTAATTCAATTACGAATAACATCAAACTGCAAATTCATTATTTCTGAACATAAACTAATTAAGGAATAAGGAGGTGAATTGACCTTTAATTGTGAAAGTTGATGATAAGTGAGGTTGGTTAAGTGATTTGTTATGGGTAagattgaagaagatgatgaataGAACAAGACAGAGTTTAGGAAAGAGGTAGAAGGGGAAATTAGGAGAGGGTATTTTGGTCAGGAAATTTATGTTTTAGGGAAAAAATTTAAATTAAGTCGGAATATTTCATATTAAATCACCGGAAACTAACTTTGGTAGCAAATTCTATGCACATATGCTTTATAAGGtagtaatttttgaaactttttttaTAAGGTAGTAAGTTTAGAAAATTGGTTTATATAAGGGTGTAATTATTAATTAACCCTTTTTTTTACCAGTAAGGATCCTCTGTCCCGCTTTTGTGTCCCATTGTGTGTGCCACTCCACTCACCTTTTGACACATCACTtattgcaaaataaaatattgcaataattatattaatttgttgatGTGTTAGAAGATGATTGGAGTGGCACACAGATTGGGACaccaaatgggacagaggatccccACTCTTTTTTTACACACACACAATGCCATTCATCTACTATATAGAAAGTTATGACCTTATGCAATCTAAAATATTATTCGCTATTAGATTGTTTTGGATCAGATTTGAATCTTTTACGATAGCAGAGGACATCTTAGGGATATGGAGTACCTCATCGAAGAGTTTCAAATGCTTTTGTCGCTGGTAGATATATTAGTGATAATATCCTTTTGACTCATGAAGCTACTCACAACATCGAGTTTCACAAAAAAAACTAataatatatttaatttaaattttataaatatgaaaatttaTATATTCTCCGCCAAATATTTTTACGTAATTTTAATTGACGTTTATTTGCTAAGCTCCCTAACATCCCGATCTAAAAAATCGTGCATTTATGCACGTGATTTACACTAGTATTATAAGATACTAATAAGAATATGTAAAAACAAACTCATTTTCTATCTAATTAATAATTTAGTGAAAtatatcaaaaaaaaaatcacacaaaaacttAATATCATTGACAAAATCACGTACTTTTTGGCCGAGGGTATGAGGATCGATGTGTTGACATCATGTCCACGAAAACCGTTCTAACGGTTACTAAACTCTCTAGATAATATCCACACCCGAAGTCCGAAGGCCTTATACGATGGAAACCGTGATTTCTTATCGATACTTATTGCGTAATTGAATGTTTATATACATAGAATCAACCTATTTATGTAGTGCTCTACAATAACTGTTACAAGGAGCGGAAGGGGTGAGAATTATGAGGTATTATCATAGAATTAGGCCCTGTGTTTTGGATTTAATTTTAATGAATTTAACTTATAGGAGGTTAACTTTTttaaactaaacttataggagttgaactgaactgaacttattgaagctgaactgaacttataagtgaactgaatttatagaagTTGAACTCAAGTTAATTTATAGAAATTGAGCTAAACTTAAAGATAGTAAATTTAATTAAGTCCAACAATAGGGCCTTTATAGCCCCATTATCACTACCTTAATAACAAATACCATTGTTTTAATGTGTTTCTATAACAACCACTTTGTTTGACGGTTCAAATTTCAATATCGACCTTTATACACGGACGTAGAATCATGTTTCTGATAATTACCATGATATATTTGAACCGTATTGTGCTACTGCTCTCTAGTAAGGCACAATCGACATACACTTCAATTCCCTACAAACACAAttgtaaataaatgataaaattAATAAATTAGATGTACGAACCTTTTCTTTCCCCAAACTAACACTGAAAGATTGGATGCCAAAATTTCTATCGCCATCAATATCAGGTATATCCTATTGTAAAAGTAACGTCAATACACAACAAAGTAAATAAGACACGCCCTATTTTATTTAGCAATGTGTAGTTATTCAAGGTATAATATACAGAGTAAATAGGATACCTTGAAGAGTGCTATTACTGTGACAAAGAAACACATAAAAGATGTGGCAATTATTACTGGTTGAGTCAATGTAATTGTTTTTCCTAGCACATATCTCTGCACATGGAAAACAAATATATGAAATATCATTTTAGTTTGTCAACATAATATTAGTCCAAAATGACGTTGGTGCATCCAAGGTTTATACTGATAGatgaacaattttttttaaataaaagacCATTATAGTTAATAAATTTAAGAGAGGAGAAATAGTACATAAAATAGGAGTTGTACTATTGATTCgtgtttcaagcaattacaaTAGTAACGCATATATATTATTTCATAATCTAAAGATAAACCAAGTATCTTCTATATTATTCCGATATCGATATATTAGACCATATACTATATTTTTCTCTAACAATAGGATTTAGTTAGGGTTGAGCCTCAATCTAAAGTCAGGTTGAACAAAACATAGCAACAATAAatattcttaaaaaaaaaatggaTAGTTATAAATCAAAAACTACGGTGTAATATACAATAATAAACATACCGAAACCGAATAAAATTGGATAGTTATGgtaaatcaaacaaaataattGGAACCTTTCTTAGAGAAAATTGAATAGTATAAATACTAATATGGAGTAATATTACAATAATAGTACTTCTTAGTTATTTTAAAGAAAAATACACAATGACATGATAAATTGaaaacttccttttttttttttaaatcaaacTTGAGTACAACCAGTCTTTAAAGAAACAATCTTGCGCCAAACCAAACATACATTTTGGAAATGGATTACCATTACCCTAATGTATTTGGCCCCGTCTATTTTTTCTTTTCCAGACCAGATCTCGCATAACATAAATTCCAGTATATTGACAttcaagaagaaggatggtaaTTTATATTGTGTGTTGAAAAAGAAGTTCTCATGGTCTTACCTGGACGTGAATAAAGAAAGCAACTTGTAGTGTCATAGCCCTAACAATAACAATGCAAGATGCTGCAAGAAATGGTTGTTTTTTCCATCTTAGTAATGGAAGCTGCAAATTCGTAAAGTTGGACTCACGATTAGATTAATAAACACTTTAATCTTCACAAATGTAACAATTGTTTACAATAATACCATTGTCTTATTAACCCCAAATCTGTCACATTACCATTTGTAACCAATTTGTATTTTCTTTCCTCATTGCCGATTGAGCCATAATTGCAGTACAAACCAATTCGAGATTTTGAGATCACGAGATGACTTAGCTTGAACGGTACAATGTAAAATATTGTGTTAGAGTAAACTTACATCTACTGAATACGCACTTCCAAGGAAAAAACATATAAGGAGGGCCATAATCAATGGTGGAGATTGAGAGGCAAATCCAATAGCGAAACTCTGAAACGATACATGACATTGTTGAGAAAGCgtcaattaattaaattatccaaaatacaataCCTTAAACTACAAAATTACAAATTAGACTTTCATACGATAATATCAATCTAAATACGGAGCACTATTCAAACAATTAAGTGAGTAatattaactaattaactaatgacTATAATTAAGCCAGACTTATTAATCAATTATTATTGCATTAGTTCGCCAATTTATGTAGGTGTAAGAGTTGTAACTctaaaaaaaactttaatttaaatggACTTACAGAGATGCAACATATGAATACAATTGTTGATGCAACTGTCATAGTGAATTCGCCTGAAGCAAGTGGAAGGTTTGGCTTATTAACCTAAAAAAATAGCCCTAAAAATGTTAAGTCAAGGTCATAGtaattgcttttgttgtttgtataaaatataaaaaaaacataaaaaacgGTTACAATACCTTATCTATCTCTATATCAAACAATTGATTCAATCCAACAACATAAATATTCATCAATATTGCAGGCACCAATGTCTGTGACATCAAGAGAATAATTAGATGAATTACAAGTAAAAAATGCTCGGATTTAATCAACAAATGCTAAATTATGATATAATGACTTATACCTTCAACCATCCCATAAAAAACTTATGGGATAAATCAGACATTGACTCTAATGGAAGAAGTGAAACTGATGTTACACCGATGAGCTGCAAAATAGGCAAGAATTTCTTAGAAAGAAAGACGACGCACGAAATAATTTAGGTTCAGCTAATACAAATAGTTGCGTTATACCATAAGCGAGAggctaaacaacaataataacaacattaTCCAAGCATAAAGTCACTGAAAATTGCTGGATAAGGAAGGTGGAAGGTAATGGGCTAGGAGCGGAGTCAGAATTTGCAATTAGGGGATGAAGAATTGCAACAGGGGCAAATGAATAATGCCAAAGAAAAactcgaaaaaattcaaaattttaaccaAAATGTTAGAAATTATGTATGTAAAGTGTAAGAACTCACGGTGCCAATTATAGTATGAGGACGAGAAAAGCGGTAAAAGACGTCTAGTTGCTTTGGTATATGATTAAAGAAGCTTGAAAATTTGTCGTCGTCATTTGTGAAACTAGCTTCAGGTGTGA
Encoded here:
- the LOC141598403 gene encoding homogentisate geranylgeranyltransferase, chloroplastic-like — its product is MYGAENLLHPHIKSVYVNSLRRCDIFENGCRISSLNIPDCRWSIQSRQICCRISSRSCHKQFIKAKIIVNNNPIILENKQLVKRRVLRRLSRPFTPEASFTNDDDKFSSFFNHIPKQLDVFYRFSRPHTIIGTLIGVTSVSLLPLESMSDLSHKFFMGWLKTLVPAILMNIYVVGLNQLFDIEIDKVNKPNLPLASGEFTMTVASTIVFICCISSFAIGFASQSPPLIMALLICFFLGSAYSVDLPLLRWKKQPFLAASCIVIVRAMTLQVAFFIHVQRYVLGKTITLTQPVIIATSFMCFFVTVIALFKDIPDIDGDRNFGIQSFSVSLGKEKVFWLCIKLLLVAYGSVVALGATSPSSLTNIITIFGHSILALILWVRAQYVNLNDNVSITSFYMFIWKLFYAEYFLIPFVR